The Deinococcus misasensis DSM 22328 nucleotide sequence TGAATCAATCCCTGCTCCACAGGGCATTTCATTCTCGGGTGACCAAATTTATGGAGAAAGCAAAGGAACAAAATGATTTGGCTTTTCTCATCAAACACATGTTTGTAAAGTCAATCATGAGAAAAAGCAGCATCCAAGGGAGGTTCCCATGACAGCGACCATTCCACCCATCCTCGCACCCCATGTTCCAGGCACCCGGATTCACATGACTTTTGCTCCCGGCAAGAAAGGCAACGGGGCATGGTCTGGCATCGTGCACAACCGCGACCTTGGACAGGACCTGACCCGTTTGCGTGATGTGTATGGCACCACCCACCTGATCACCCTGATGGAAGACTTCGAACTCCGGCAGTGGCACATTCCAGATCTTTCAGCAGAAACCCGCCAGCACGGACTGCACCACCTGCATTTCCCGATTGTGGATGGCAGCATTCCTGACGATGTCCCAGCTTTCCGGGAGTTTGTGCAACAGTTAAAGGAGCTTTACCAGCAAGGGGCCACCTTCACCATTCACTGTCTGGGTGGACTGGGGCGCACCGGGTTGCTGGCGGCCATCTTGCTGCAGGAACTCCATGGCTTTGAACCTGCCCAGAGTGTCAAGGCCGTTCGGGAAGCCAGGCCCGGGACGATTGAGCGGGATGAACAGGAAGTCTTTGTGCTGAACTGGAAACCGGTTCCCTGAGCTGGATTGCCTGTGCATCGAGCGGGGTGCAGAGGCTCCGCTTACCAAGCAACTGTCTCAAGAAATCCCATCCAAGTCTCCCCTTTTCCAAAGCGCCCCGCATCCTCTTATGACTGGTGTGCAGAGAATCCTGGGACAGGGCGATCTTCAAGCTCTGCAGTGAGCGAATGTGGCTCAAGCCATGCTGGACATTCTGGCCCCAGGGACTCCTGTGTATTTTCCCCTGGGTTTCTATGATGAAAAATCCAAGTATGAGTCCTTCTTGACCCGGGACTGGCTCTTTCCGTGCCCCTACTACAACATGTACAGCTTCTTTGTGTTGGACCACAAAACCAAAGAAGTCACCCTGCTGGCCTTTGCACAGTGAAAGCCAGGAAAGACCTGCTCAACCAAAAGCACGCGGGCATCAGATGGTATCGATGCACTGTGCTTTTCGCATGTTTTGGGCATGCTTCGTGCTCCTGCTGGTCTCCCTCCGTGAGGGGCAAGAAACGAAAACCCCAAACCGGGGCGCACTGGCGGATTCGGGGTTCTGGGTTTGGGTTTTGGGCTGGACTTACACAGGCAGTGCCTGACGCTAAGAACTAGAAAGGTAGGAGGTCAGGGGCTGAAACCTTTGATGAGCCGGTGGACGCTGACTTCATCGAACAAGAGGCTTTGAAGGTCTGGACCGATGTACCTTCTAAAATCCTGCATTGGAGTGATATCCGAAATGTAAACCCCGTGAGGCTCCCATTTTTCTGTGTAGTAATAAACGACATTTCCCATGTCATTGCCAACGGGCAGGAATCCCTGCACAT carries:
- a CDS encoding protein-tyrosine phosphatase family protein — encoded protein: MTATIPPILAPHVPGTRIHMTFAPGKKGNGAWSGIVHNRDLGQDLTRLRDVYGTTHLITLMEDFELRQWHIPDLSAETRQHGLHHLHFPIVDGSIPDDVPAFREFVQQLKELYQQGATFTIHCLGGLGRTGLLAAILLQELHGFEPAQSVKAVREARPGTIERDEQEVFVLNWKPVP